DNA from Pelobacter propionicus DSM 2379:
CGGCTCTGAATCCATAAAAGGATAAGAAACCCCAAAAGTTCACGGGAGGATACCGTTCAATGAGTCAGAATACAGGAAAAATCACACAGGTTATCGGCGCGGTCGTGGACGTGGAGTTCGAGCCGGGCAAGCTGCCGGAGATCTACCACGCCCTGCGCGTCACCAACCCGGCGATCAACGACAGCGAGAACAACCTGGTGCTGGAGGTTGCCCAGCATCTGGGTGAGAACTCCGTGCGCACCATTGCCATGGACTCCACCGACGGTCTCAAGCGGGGCCAGGCGGTCCTGGACACGGGCAAGCAGATCTGCGCGCCGGTGGGTAAGAAGACCCTGGGCAGGATCATCAACGTCATCGGCGAGCCGGTGGACGAGATGGGGCCCATTGGCAACGACAAGGAGAATCCGATCCACCGTGAGGCTCCCCCCTTCGAGGACCAGTCCACCAAGGTGGAGGCCTTTACCACCGGCATCAAGGTTGTGGACCTGCTGGCCCCCTATGCCCGCGGCGGCAAGATCGGCCTGTTCGGCGGCGCCGGGGTGGGCAAGACGGTTCTGATCATGGAGCTGATCAACAACATCGCCCGCCAGCACGGCGGCTTCTCGGTCTTTGCCGGGGTCGGCGAGCGCACCCGCGAGGGGAACGACCTCTGGATGGAGATGAAGGAGACCGGGGTTCTGGAGAAGACCGCCCTGGTGTACGGCCAGATGAACGAGCCGCCCGGCGCCCGCGCCAGGGTCGCCCTGACCGCCCTCTCCATCGCCGAACACTTCCGCGACGACGAAGGGCTGGACGTGCTGCTCTTCATCGACAACATCTTCCGCTTCACCCAGGCCGGCTCCGAGGTCTCGGCCCTGTTGGGGCGCATCCCCTCGGCGGTCGGCTACCAGCCCACCCTGGCCACGGAGATGGGCGAGCTGCAGGAGCGGATCACCTCCACCAAGAACGGCTCCATCACCTCGGTGCAGGCCATCTACGTGCCGGCCGACGACCTGACCGACCCGGCGCCGGCCACCGCCTTCGCCCACCTGGACGCCACCACCGTGCTTTCGCGTCAGATAGCCGAGCTGGGCATCTACCCGGCCGTTGACCCGCTGGACTCCACCTCGCGCATCCTGGATCCGCAGATCATCGGCGAGGAGCATTACGCCATCGCCCGCCAGGTGCAGTACATCCTGCAGAAGTACAAGGACCTGCAGGACATCATCGCCATCCTGGGCATGGACGAACTCTCCGAGGAGGAT
Protein-coding regions in this window:
- the atpD gene encoding F0F1 ATP synthase subunit beta → MSQNTGKITQVIGAVVDVEFEPGKLPEIYHALRVTNPAINDSENNLVLEVAQHLGENSVRTIAMDSTDGLKRGQAVLDTGKQICAPVGKKTLGRIINVIGEPVDEMGPIGNDKENPIHREAPPFEDQSTKVEAFTTGIKVVDLLAPYARGGKIGLFGGAGVGKTVLIMELINNIARQHGGFSVFAGVGERTREGNDLWMEMKETGVLEKTALVYGQMNEPPGARARVALTALSIAEHFRDDEGLDVLLFIDNIFRFTQAGSEVSALLGRIPSAVGYQPTLATEMGELQERITSTKNGSITSVQAIYVPADDLTDPAPATAFAHLDATTVLSRQIAELGIYPAVDPLDSTSRILDPQIIGEEHYAIARQVQYILQKYKDLQDIIAILGMDELSEEDKLIVARARKIQRFLSQPFFVAEVFTGSPGKYVELKDTIKGFQEIVSGKHDHLPEQAFYMVGSIEEAVEKAAKLAAV